A genome region from Fibrobacter succinogenes includes the following:
- a CDS encoding S8 family serine peptidase — protein sequence MKKKIAFLLAAGCIGASAASVNYDLLGRKGSKMKSPMVYKNVDYSKIKKNESQKQGSSLKNRSLARASNSHSPGLRDDIEALEGVFNNRSNLLYSNASYPYYLKAWYAANNYSDYVFRGLTSQQGLPGYLNVANAFFLPVPLERHEPTGLHYGVTTNVPSSAYQLTRSNYSFNNTTQPSPYSYSQYGNTDMITYMPFSNVENDAKRWSIWWYDNPPSGSFEWDDVGIYMSIDALPAKLDPSKSVPYLRLASGEIFEPTPQTEMLSSRTYNILKGATKRSVIFVGSEFPVLPEDHPLNPDHRSPLIYMGVRNRQYGNVDNETSKIYGFKSMVVDNGVFESRLVEIVAAGNYNVRANSGHLGLEAHAANAITVGAVDANSKKMASYNSNQSMYCTLGLNRCNDGNHLRRGSKKPEIYNYSHFYFNKRNNNSEYQNYYNDEKRVYKDRSSGIDYTFNPYYDGSEMAAAYTGALVANLLSANPFYRWHPEVVKALLLSSGHVDINTPYPLNEPATTKIPSYQKMMSDKDHNEYFHESRYWLGSMERLHTHKSGPNNSKKEIRFSVKRPTDKSSFTAAIAWLSSGFDILNTGRVPYDFDLYVYENSSDNVNNINVDNYLARSIDGDNSFEVKEFTTYANYITFRILLWDDYTPSDSEYRGNIALGFDVASNY from the coding sequence ATGAAAAAGAAAATTGCTTTTTTATTGGCTGCAGGCTGCATAGGCGCTAGCGCCGCATCTGTGAATTATGACCTTCTTGGCCGTAAGGGCAGCAAAATGAAATCCCCGATGGTCTATAAAAATGTGGACTATTCTAAAATCAAAAAGAATGAATCACAAAAGCAAGGTTCTTCACTAAAAAATCGTTCGTTGGCTAGGGCTAGTAATTCTCATAGTCCTGGCTTAAGAGATGATATTGAAGCCTTGGAAGGTGTGTTCAATAATAGAAGTAATTTGTTGTATTCAAATGCTTCATATCCTTATTATCTAAAGGCTTGGTATGCCGCCAATAATTATAGTGATTATGTTTTTAGAGGTCTAACTTCGCAACAAGGGCTGCCAGGCTATTTGAATGTGGCTAATGCGTTCTTCCTACCGGTTCCTTTGGAACGGCATGAACCAACTGGTCTTCATTATGGGGTGACGACGAATGTCCCTTCAAGTGCTTATCAGCTTACGCGTTCGAATTATTCTTTTAACAATACCACTCAACCTTCTCCTTACAGTTATTCTCAATATGGTAATACGGATATGATTACGTATATGCCGTTTTCTAATGTTGAAAATGATGCTAAACGATGGAGTATATGGTGGTATGATAACCCACCTTCTGGCAGTTTTGAATGGGACGATGTTGGTATCTATATGTCTATTGACGCTCTTCCTGCAAAATTGGATCCGTCGAAGTCGGTACCATATCTTAGATTGGCTTCTGGTGAAATTTTTGAACCTACTCCTCAAACGGAGATGCTTTCGTCAAGAACGTATAACATTCTAAAAGGAGCGACGAAACGTTCTGTTATTTTTGTTGGTTCTGAGTTCCCTGTGCTGCCGGAAGATCATCCGCTTAATCCAGATCATCGGAGTCCTCTAATTTACATGGGTGTTCGTAACCGTCAATATGGAAATGTGGACAATGAGACTTCAAAGATATATGGATTTAAGTCTATGGTTGTCGACAACGGGGTATTCGAATCTCGTCTTGTTGAAATTGTTGCTGCTGGTAACTATAATGTTAGAGCAAATTCGGGGCATCTTGGTCTAGAAGCTCATGCCGCTAATGCAATTACTGTGGGGGCGGTTGATGCGAATAGTAAAAAAATGGCGAGTTATAATTCTAATCAATCTATGTATTGTACTTTGGGATTGAATAGGTGTAATGATGGAAATCATTTGAGACGAGGCTCGAAAAAACCAGAAATTTATAATTATTCTCATTTCTATTTTAATAAGAGAAATAATAATTCCGAATATCAAAATTATTATAATGATGAGAAAAGAGTTTATAAGGATAGGTCTTCGGGAATCGACTATACCTTCAATCCTTATTATGATGGCTCTGAAATGGCTGCTGCTTACACTGGAGCTTTGGTTGCAAATCTTTTGTCGGCAAATCCGTTTTATCGTTGGCATCCAGAAGTTGTGAAAGCGCTGCTGCTCTCATCTGGTCATGTTGATATAAATACCCCGTATCCATTGAATGAGCCTGCGACAACGAAAATTCCTTCTTATCAAAAGATGATGAGTGATAAGGATCATAATGAATATTTCCACGAATCTCGCTATTGGTTGGGATCGATGGAAAGGCTACATACGCATAAGTCCGGCCCTAATAATAGCAAAAAGGAAATACGTTTTAGTGTAAAGCGTCCAACTGATAAGTCTAGCTTTACCGCTGCTATTGCATGGTTGAGCAGTGGCTTTGATATTCTTAATACAGGTAGAGTTCCTTATGATTTTGACCTTTATGTGTATGAAAATAGTTCTGATAATGTAAACAATATTAATGTCGATAATTACTTGGCTAGGTCCATTGATGGCGATAATTCTTTTGAAGTAAAGGAGTTTACGACTTATGCAAATTATATTACATTCCGTATTCTTCTTTGGGATGATTATACACCGTCAGATTCTGAATATAGAGGCAATATTGCATTAGGTTTCGATGTTGCGTCGAATTATTAA